Proteins co-encoded in one Leptospirales bacterium genomic window:
- a CDS encoding chemotaxis protein CheW produces the protein MNAEQVQLLRFRVGERHYALPVEAVKEIIPFSDITRVPRTPPVVRGVINLRGNVVPVLDLAVRMGHGEIAADSLSCVLIIGDDEQPTDNELGLLVSAVEVVLQTAPDELQSPPQFGLGAPHHFVSRMAAQDGVFAPILDLSRVADIDELALSIHEESERQRI, from the coding sequence ATGAACGCGGAGCAGGTACAGCTTCTGCGCTTTCGCGTGGGCGAGAGGCATTATGCCCTGCCCGTTGAGGCGGTCAAAGAAATCATTCCCTTCAGCGACATCACGCGCGTCCCGCGCACGCCGCCAGTTGTGCGCGGCGTGATCAATCTACGCGGCAATGTCGTTCCGGTACTCGATCTCGCGGTGCGAATGGGACACGGGGAGATTGCGGCCGATTCGCTCAGTTGCGTCCTGATCATCGGCGACGATGAGCAACCGACGGACAACGAACTGGGTCTGCTGGTTTCAGCTGTAGAGGTTGTCCTGCAAACCGCTCCAGACGAATTGCAATCCCCTCCGCAGTTCGGCCTGGGAGCGCCGCATCATTTTGTATCGCGCATGGCAGCGCAGGATGGCGTATTTGCTCCGATTTTGGATCTCAGCCGCGTCGCAGACATCGATGAACTGGCCCTCAGCATCCATGAAGAATCAGAGCGCCAGCGAATTTGA
- a CDS encoding SAM-dependent methyltransferase: MKNQSASEFERWPAAWTAVSLRDDEFQRFADLISEAAGVHLAPIKKSLVQGRLSARLRALGCTDFLSYHNILQQDHAERQRAIDLLTTHETSFFRHSSHFEALAEMARRSDSAEFRVWSAACSSGEEAYSIAMILAEHCRGAWSVVATDISQGILAQAARGEFRIEQKQQVPPALLKRYCLRGVDQRAHLMKISRQLRERVRFMQASVLAPPPFGELCDAVFLRNVIIYFPESNKQRALQIAISRLKRGGRLFLGGSESLRPQQPGMRMVQPAVYSKQ; encoded by the coding sequence ATGAAGAATCAGAGCGCCAGCGAATTTGAACGCTGGCCGGCGGCGTGGACTGCGGTCAGTCTACGCGACGACGAGTTTCAGCGCTTTGCCGACCTGATCAGCGAGGCCGCTGGCGTTCATCTGGCCCCGATCAAGAAATCGCTGGTACAGGGTCGACTTTCCGCAAGGTTGCGCGCGCTTGGCTGCACAGATTTTCTCAGTTACCACAACATCTTGCAGCAGGACCACGCTGAACGACAGCGAGCGATTGATCTTTTGACGACGCACGAGACTTCTTTTTTTCGACATTCTTCACATTTTGAAGCTCTGGCTGAAATGGCCCGGCGTTCCGATTCCGCCGAATTCCGCGTTTGGAGCGCGGCCTGCTCCAGCGGGGAAGAAGCCTACAGTATTGCCATGATTCTGGCTGAGCATTGCCGCGGGGCGTGGAGCGTGGTAGCTACCGATATCAGCCAGGGCATCCTGGCGCAGGCGGCGCGCGGGGAGTTTCGCATCGAACAAAAGCAACAGGTGCCGCCGGCCTTGCTCAAGCGTTACTGTCTGCGCGGCGTGGACCAACGAGCACATCTGATGAAGATTTCACGCCAGCTTCGAGAGCGAGTTCGCTTCATGCAGGCCAGCGTTCTGGCGCCGCCGCCCTTTGGCGAATTGTGCGATGCCGTCTTTCTTCGCAATGTAATCATCTATTTTCCGGAGTCAAATAAGCAGCGTGCGTTGCAAATTGCGATTTCTCGGTTGAAGCGCGGAGGTCGGCTTTTTCTGGGCGGCTCCGAATCGCTGCGGCCGCAACAGCCCGGCATGCGCATGGTGCAACCAGCGGTATATAGCAAACAATGA
- a CDS encoding chemotaxis protein CheD, which translates to MKFVAEGDVYLKPGEMAWAEAGVRIRTVLGSCVAICFWHPERRSGGMAHVMLPGRASPAPQLDGRYADEAMAIMVKQMRRHGAPQEYIAKIFGGASLLAGLYGRSASVDVGARNIERSRQLLEEHGLMLQSSDLGGQVYRRLHFELSTGDVWLKRLPLHVPTGAQR; encoded by the coding sequence ATGAAGTTCGTTGCCGAGGGAGATGTTTACCTGAAGCCCGGCGAAATGGCCTGGGCCGAAGCCGGTGTGCGCATCCGCACTGTACTGGGAAGTTGCGTAGCAATTTGTTTCTGGCATCCCGAGCGACGCAGCGGCGGAATGGCCCACGTTATGCTGCCCGGGCGCGCCTCGCCCGCCCCTCAGCTGGACGGCCGGTATGCTGATGAAGCGATGGCTATTATGGTAAAGCAGATGAGGCGCCACGGAGCGCCGCAAGAGTACATTGCCAAGATATTTGGCGGGGCTTCGCTGCTGGCCGGACTCTATGGCAGAAGCGCAAGCGTCGACGTCGGGGCGCGTAACATAGAGCGCAGCCGGCAGCTGCTGGAGGAGCACGGCCTAATGCTTCAGTCCAGCGATCTGGGCGGGCAAGTTTATCGTCGGCTGCACTTCGAACTCAGCACCGGCGATGTTTGGCTGAAGCGCCTGCCGCTGCATGTTCCGACAGGCGCCCAACGATGA